The Podarcis raffonei isolate rPodRaf1 chromosome 2, rPodRaf1.pri, whole genome shotgun sequence genome window below encodes:
- the ACAD9 gene encoding complex I assembly factor ACAD9, mitochondrial isoform X1 produces the protein MSGLGVLFRAARAALPAGVRQLRTGLPRPAFAKELFLGTLRKEDVFPFPEISNEELEEINQFVGPVEKFFNEDVDSKKIDQDAKIPQETLNELKNLGLFGMQIPEEYGGLGLSNTMYARLGEITSQDGAIAVTLAAHQAIGLKGILIAGTEEQKKKYLPKLASGEHIAAFCLTEPGSGSDAASIQSRATLSEDGKSFILNGSKIWISNGGIADIFTVFARTEIVDKDGAVKDKITAFIVERAFGGVTHGKPEDKLGIRGSNTCEVHFENTKIPIENVIGEVGGGFKVAMNILNSGRFSMGSGAAGMLKKLIEMTAEYACTRKQFNKKLSEFGLIQEKFALMARKAYVMESMAYLTAGMMDRPGVPDCSVEAAIVKVFSSEGAWVCVSEALQILGGLGYMKDFPYERYLRDSRILLIFEGTNEVLRMYIALTGMQYAGKILTEKIKEIKKGNVGLALNVFVNKFRDSMGRTVDLGLVGQDGVVHPSLEESAKKLEQNIYYFGVAVEGLLRRFGKTIVDEQMVLKRVADILINLYAMTAVLSRASRSISIGLRNHDHEVLLTNIFCTEAGFQNNYALAELEKNAPENMDDSIKKVAKQVLEKRAYICSHPLERTF, from the exons ATGAGCGGGCTGGGTGTCCTTTTCCGTGCGGCTCGCGCCGCTCTCCCCGCCGGGGTCCGGCAGCTCCGTACCGGCCTCCCTCGGCCTGCCTTCGCCAAAGAGCTTTTCCTGGGGACGCTGCGAAAG GAAGACGTTTTCCCATTTCCTGAGATTAGCaatgaagaattggaagaaatcaACCAATTTGTGGGGCCGGTAGAAAAATTCTTCAATGAAGACG TGGATTCTAAGAAAATTGACCAAGATGCTAAAATTCCACAAGAAACGCTTAATGAACTGAAGAACCTGGGGCTCTTTGGCATGCAGATTCCGGAGGAATATG GTGGCCTTGGTCTTTCGAATACAATGTATGCTCGTTTAGGAGAAATTACTTCTCAGGATGGAGCTATTGCAGTAACCTTGGCAGCTCACCAAGCTATAGGACTGAAG GGAATCCTAATTGCAGGCACTGAAGAACAGAAGAAAAAGTATCTGCCTAAACTGGCTTCTGGGGAGCACATTGCAGCATTTTGTCTGACTGAACCTGGAAG TGGTAGTGATGCTGCATCCATCCAGAGCAGAGCTACTTTGAGCGAAGATGGGAAAAGTTTCATATTAAATGGTTCAAAG ATATGGATATCAAATGGTGGTATTGCAGATATCTTTACTGTGTTCGCAAGGACTGAGATCGTTGACAAAGATGGTGCAGTAAAAGACAAAATCACTGCCTTCATTGTAGAAAGAGCTTTCGGTGGAGTCACTCATGGAAAGCCAGAGGATAAACTAGGCATTCGAGGATCTAACA CGTGTGAAGTCCATTTTGAAAATACAAAAATTCCTATAGAGAATGTCATTGGAGAAGTTGGAGGGGGATTTAAG GTTGCTATGAATATTCTCAACAGTGGAAGATTTAGCATGGGCAGCGGAGCTGCTGGAATGCTGAAGAAACTGATTG aaatgacagCAGAGTATGCTTGTACAAGGAAACAGTTTAATAAGAAGCTGAGTGAATTCGGATTAATTCAG GAAAAATTTGCCCTGATGGCTCGGAAGGCGTATGTGATGGAAAGCATGGCCTACCTCACTGCAGGAATGATGGACAGGCCAGGGGTCCCAGACTGCTCAGTTGAAGCAGCCATTGTGAAA GTGTTTAGTTCTGAAGGCGCATGGGTTTGTGTGAGTGAAGCTTTACAAATTCTTGGAGGTCTCGGCTACATGAAAGATTTTCCGTATGAACGCTATCTCCGGGATAGCAGGATACTTCTGATTTTCGAG gGAACAAATGAAGTTCTGCGAATGTATATTGCTTTGACAGGCATGCAGTATGCCGGCAAGATCTTAACTGAGAAAATAAA GGAAATCAAGAAAGGAAACGTAGGTCTGGCATTGAACGTGTTTGTGAACAAGTTCCGTGACAGCATGGGCCGAACAGTAGACTTAGGATTAGTTGGTCAAGATGGAGTGGTGCATCCTAGTCTAGAG GAAAGTGCCAAGaaacttgaacaaaatatatattattttggtGTTGCTGTAGAAGGCTTGTTGAGAAGATTTGGCAAG ACTATTGTGGATGAGCAGATGGTTCTCAAAAGGGTAGCAGACATCCTCATCAATCTCTACGCAATGACAGCAGTTCTTTCCAGAGCTAGCCGATCAATCAGTATTGGTTTGCGCAATCATGATCATGAG GTGCTGCTTACAAACATTTTCTGCACTGAAGCTGGCTTCCAGAATAATTATGCTCTGGCAGAATTAGAAAAAA ATGCTCCTGAAAACATGGATGACAGCATTAAAAAAGTGGCAAAGCAGGTGCTGGAAAAGAGAGCATATATCTGTTCCCATCCACTGGAAAGAACATTTTGA
- the ACAD9 gene encoding complex I assembly factor ACAD9, mitochondrial isoform X2 has translation MQIPEEYGGLGLSNTMYARLGEITSQDGAIAVTLAAHQAIGLKGILIAGTEEQKKKYLPKLASGEHIAAFCLTEPGSGSDAASIQSRATLSEDGKSFILNGSKIWISNGGIADIFTVFARTEIVDKDGAVKDKITAFIVERAFGGVTHGKPEDKLGIRGSNTCEVHFENTKIPIENVIGEVGGGFKVAMNILNSGRFSMGSGAAGMLKKLIEMTAEYACTRKQFNKKLSEFGLIQEKFALMARKAYVMESMAYLTAGMMDRPGVPDCSVEAAIVKVFSSEGAWVCVSEALQILGGLGYMKDFPYERYLRDSRILLIFEGTNEVLRMYIALTGMQYAGKILTEKIKEIKKGNVGLALNVFVNKFRDSMGRTVDLGLVGQDGVVHPSLEESAKKLEQNIYYFGVAVEGLLRRFGKTIVDEQMVLKRVADILINLYAMTAVLSRASRSISIGLRNHDHEVLLTNIFCTEAGFQNNYALAELEKNAPENMDDSIKKVAKQVLEKRAYICSHPLERTF, from the exons ATGCAGATTCCGGAGGAATATG GTGGCCTTGGTCTTTCGAATACAATGTATGCTCGTTTAGGAGAAATTACTTCTCAGGATGGAGCTATTGCAGTAACCTTGGCAGCTCACCAAGCTATAGGACTGAAG GGAATCCTAATTGCAGGCACTGAAGAACAGAAGAAAAAGTATCTGCCTAAACTGGCTTCTGGGGAGCACATTGCAGCATTTTGTCTGACTGAACCTGGAAG TGGTAGTGATGCTGCATCCATCCAGAGCAGAGCTACTTTGAGCGAAGATGGGAAAAGTTTCATATTAAATGGTTCAAAG ATATGGATATCAAATGGTGGTATTGCAGATATCTTTACTGTGTTCGCAAGGACTGAGATCGTTGACAAAGATGGTGCAGTAAAAGACAAAATCACTGCCTTCATTGTAGAAAGAGCTTTCGGTGGAGTCACTCATGGAAAGCCAGAGGATAAACTAGGCATTCGAGGATCTAACA CGTGTGAAGTCCATTTTGAAAATACAAAAATTCCTATAGAGAATGTCATTGGAGAAGTTGGAGGGGGATTTAAG GTTGCTATGAATATTCTCAACAGTGGAAGATTTAGCATGGGCAGCGGAGCTGCTGGAATGCTGAAGAAACTGATTG aaatgacagCAGAGTATGCTTGTACAAGGAAACAGTTTAATAAGAAGCTGAGTGAATTCGGATTAATTCAG GAAAAATTTGCCCTGATGGCTCGGAAGGCGTATGTGATGGAAAGCATGGCCTACCTCACTGCAGGAATGATGGACAGGCCAGGGGTCCCAGACTGCTCAGTTGAAGCAGCCATTGTGAAA GTGTTTAGTTCTGAAGGCGCATGGGTTTGTGTGAGTGAAGCTTTACAAATTCTTGGAGGTCTCGGCTACATGAAAGATTTTCCGTATGAACGCTATCTCCGGGATAGCAGGATACTTCTGATTTTCGAG gGAACAAATGAAGTTCTGCGAATGTATATTGCTTTGACAGGCATGCAGTATGCCGGCAAGATCTTAACTGAGAAAATAAA GGAAATCAAGAAAGGAAACGTAGGTCTGGCATTGAACGTGTTTGTGAACAAGTTCCGTGACAGCATGGGCCGAACAGTAGACTTAGGATTAGTTGGTCAAGATGGAGTGGTGCATCCTAGTCTAGAG GAAAGTGCCAAGaaacttgaacaaaatatatattattttggtGTTGCTGTAGAAGGCTTGTTGAGAAGATTTGGCAAG ACTATTGTGGATGAGCAGATGGTTCTCAAAAGGGTAGCAGACATCCTCATCAATCTCTACGCAATGACAGCAGTTCTTTCCAGAGCTAGCCGATCAATCAGTATTGGTTTGCGCAATCATGATCATGAG GTGCTGCTTACAAACATTTTCTGCACTGAAGCTGGCTTCCAGAATAATTATGCTCTGGCAGAATTAGAAAAAA ATGCTCCTGAAAACATGGATGACAGCATTAAAAAAGTGGCAAAGCAGGTGCTGGAAAAGAGAGCATATATCTGTTCCCATCCACTGGAAAGAACATTTTGA